A window of the Candidatus Nitrosotalea okcheonensis genome harbors these coding sequences:
- a CDS encoding tetratricopeptide repeat protein has translation MQDITHETKKLSNVSPEAINTLYDDGKLLLCMGKYEEALQCYDRILEISPSSKRAEGYKGLALFKLKRHAEASQCYERALS, from the coding sequence TTGCAAGACATTACGCATGAAACAAAAAAACTCTCAAATGTTTCGCCTGAAGCAATCAATACATTGTACGATGATGGCAAGCTCCTCTTGTGTATGGGAAAATATGAAGAGGCATTACAGTGCTATGACAGGATTTTAGAAATATCCCCATCATCAAAAAGAGCAGAAGGCTACAAGGGACTGGCCTTATTCAAGCTGAAAAGGCATGCAGAAGCTTCACAGTGTTATGAAAGAGCACTAAGTTAG
- a CDS encoding spherulation-specific family 4 protein, giving the protein MKKHNRYRSYWLILIFSLILISSSLVITLSSKTLTNTATGTLVPTQIVSLHNTTRSTDLSARLGGNATGIYYPLYSLSELPQVLAAKQAFPNVPFMVNINPSSGPGSSASAAWATAITQLKSAGAVVTGYVPTGYGTGRTISNVEGMISSYNQFYPNMLDGIMFDEVSGSCSEFSFYQTVSNYARSLGYSYIRANPGSSICQTDVPLFNHIAIYESAGYPSESTLASNTYYPQYSKSVVGFGATVHTQPTYDPTWLHMATKYLKWVYITDQTEPNPYAVFPAYFNQYLTYLTILQKHHHFLSVNAVDTDGRPIHGMGIWLEMPSGDIIKKAFTPHTFTVKSDAQYRVVLANFREHVFDHWQDQTNNTDRHRIIFITGNTTLVGVYLEQSCHINQINKCNESDFCLPWDGLAWHNKDQDHCGTNRTQYFHR; this is encoded by the coding sequence ATGAAGAAACATAACAGGTACAGGAGTTATTGGCTAATACTAATTTTTTCCTTGATTCTCATATCATCATCACTTGTCATTACGCTGAGCAGCAAGACACTTACAAATACTGCGACGGGCACACTGGTACCCACCCAAATTGTTTCATTACATAATACAACAAGATCAACAGACCTATCCGCAAGGCTTGGGGGAAATGCAACTGGAATATACTATCCACTGTACAGCCTAAGCGAGCTTCCACAGGTGCTCGCAGCAAAACAAGCTTTTCCTAATGTACCGTTCATGGTAAACATAAATCCGTCATCAGGCCCTGGCTCTTCTGCTTCTGCAGCATGGGCAACTGCAATTACACAGCTCAAAAGCGCAGGAGCAGTAGTCACAGGCTATGTACCAACCGGATACGGCACAGGAAGAACGATATCAAACGTGGAAGGCATGATATCATCGTATAACCAGTTTTATCCAAACATGCTAGACGGCATAATGTTCGATGAGGTGTCAGGATCTTGCTCAGAGTTTAGCTTTTACCAGACAGTGTCAAACTATGCAAGATCACTTGGATATTCATACATACGGGCAAACCCAGGCAGTTCAATATGCCAGACAGATGTACCGCTCTTTAACCACATTGCAATATACGAGTCTGCGGGTTATCCAAGCGAGTCAACACTTGCATCAAATACCTACTATCCACAATATTCAAAAAGTGTAGTTGGTTTTGGTGCCACGGTGCACACCCAGCCAACATATGATCCCACCTGGCTCCACATGGCAACAAAATATCTAAAGTGGGTATACATCACAGACCAGACAGAGCCAAATCCATACGCTGTGTTCCCGGCATACTTTAACCAGTACCTGACTTATCTTACCATTCTACAGAAACATCATCATTTTCTATCAGTCAATGCAGTAGATACTGACGGTAGGCCAATTCATGGCATGGGCATTTGGCTTGAGATGCCTTCAGGGGACATTATAAAGAAAGCATTCACCCCCCATACATTTACCGTAAAGTCAGACGCACAGTACAGAGTTGTATTAGCAAACTTTAGAGAACATGTCTTTGATCATTGGCAGGATCAAACAAACAACACGGACAGGCATAGAATAATTTTCATTACAGGTAATACAACTCTAGTCGGAGTCTATCTTGAACAGTCATGCCATATTAACCAGATAAACAAATGTAATGAATCAGACTTTTGTCTACCATGGGATGGATTAGCATGGCACAATAAAGATCAAGATCATTGCGGTACAAACAGAACACAGTATTTCCACAGATAG
- a CDS encoding PIG-L deacetylase family protein, with amino-acid sequence MNILAIGAHPDDIELGCGGLLIKAARQGHEVSMYTLTRGGAGGNPSERTDELRRSAEFIGAKHLWIDNFEDSKLSVTNELINHIEYFINKANPDIILTHSHGDIHHDHRAIAAATVESARFNSNVLSYEIPLSRNFDPKVFYDISDVVYEKVELIEIFWSQQSKLYLKSNAIKGLAEYRALQSRLNTEVRYVEAFEVLKLCFDKDFKLLTVPYVKIKNSNAVKDINEILEFV; translated from the coding sequence GTGAATATTCTAGCAATAGGAGCACATCCAGATGATATTGAGTTAGGATGCGGGGGACTTTTGATCAAGGCAGCAAGACAGGGACATGAAGTATCCATGTATACACTCACAAGAGGAGGAGCAGGCGGCAATCCAAGTGAGCGCACCGATGAGCTCAGACGTTCAGCAGAGTTCATTGGTGCAAAACATTTGTGGATTGACAACTTTGAGGATTCAAAGCTTAGCGTAACAAATGAACTGATAAATCATATAGAGTATTTTATAAACAAGGCTAATCCTGACATAATTCTAACCCATTCTCATGGAGACATACACCACGATCACAGAGCCATAGCAGCAGCAACAGTTGAATCAGCCAGGTTCAACTCTAACGTATTATCATATGAGATACCGCTTAGTAGAAATTTTGATCCAAAGGTTTTCTATGATATTTCAGACGTAGTTTATGAAAAGGTGGAATTGATTGAGATCTTTTGGTCACAACAATCCAAGCTGTATCTAAAGTCCAACGCAATCAAGGGTTTAGCAGAATACAGGGCATTACAGAGTCGACTAAATACAGAGGTAAGGTATGTAGAGGCCTTTGAGGTTCTCAAGCTCTGCTTTGACAAGGACTTTAAGCTGTTAACAGTGCCATATGTAAAAATAAAGAATTCAAATGCAGTGAAAGACATCAACGAAATTCTGGAGTTTGTATAA
- a CDS encoding winged helix-turn-helix domain-containing protein has protein sequence MRNYTEQSVMGWGNRGWVEIIETILEVCESGALKTHIMYKCNLNSKQISQYLQFLLNHELIENMIDDPFSKRAVFRTTSDLGKKYMIAYKRLADIFKH, from the coding sequence ATGAGAAATTATACAGAACAAAGCGTCATGGGTTGGGGAAACCGTGGTTGGGTCGAGATAATTGAAACTATCTTAGAGGTTTGTGAAAGCGGTGCGCTAAAAACACATATCATGTACAAATGCAACCTTAATTCAAAACAAATATCACAGTATTTACAATTTCTTCTAAACCACGAATTGATTGAGAACATGATAGATGATCCATTCTCAAAACGAGCCGTTTTTAGAACAACTTCTGACTTGGGTAAAAAATACATGATAGCATATAAACGACTGGCAGATATTTTCAAACATTAG